The following are encoded in a window of Vicugna pacos chromosome 2, VicPac4, whole genome shotgun sequence genomic DNA:
- the PPBP gene encoding platelet basic protein, producing the protein MSHRPSTASSCASASPLPALQVLLLLSLLLTMLVPSTIGKSKRDLGRAEAKRGERLLYVELRCLCVKTTSGIHPSNIQSLEVTRAGPHCTKVEVIALLKNGKKICLDPEAPVIKKIVQKMLEDRGSAA; encoded by the exons ATGAGCCACAGACCCAGCACCGCCTCCTCCTGTGCCAGCGCCAGCCCACTTCCTGCCCTCCAGGTGTTGCTGCTACTGTCACTGCTCCTGACCATGCTGGTTCCCTCCACCATCGGAAAAAGTAAGAGAGACTTAGGGCGAGCCGAAG CTAAACGTGGGGAAAGATTGCTGTACGTGGAACTTCGCTGCCTGTGTGTGAAGACCACCTCTGGCATTCATCCCAGTAACATCCAAAGTCTGGAGGTGACCAGGGCAGGACCCCACTGCACCAAAGTTGAAGTGAT AGCCCTGCTGAAGAATGGGAAGAAAATCTGCCTGGACCCAGAAGCTCCTGTAATCAAGAAAATAGTCCAGAAAATGCTGGAAGATCGTGGGTCAGCTGCTTaa
- the LOC102537499 gene encoding platelet factor 4 isoform X1: MRLIAGTRASRCRPSPSLLLLGLLLLPALALAQESSLSATLTQPLDDPEAGAGDLHCLCVKTTSGVHPKHISSLEVIGAGLHCPSPQLIATLKKGRKICLDPQAPLYKRIIKKLLKT, translated from the exons ATGAGACTCATAGCGGGTACCCGCGCCTCCCGCTGCCGGCCCAGCCCCAGTCTCCTGCTCCTGGGGCTGCTGCTCCTGCCGGCCCTCGCCCTCGCCCAAG AGTCATCACTCTCTGCCACCCTCACCCAACCCCTAGATGACCCTGAAGCTGGAGCTGGAGACCTGCACTGCCTGTGTGTGAAGACCACCTCCGGAGTCCATCCCAAGCACATCTCCAGCCTGGAGGTGATCGGGGCCGGACtccactgccccagcccccaacTGAT agCTACGCtgaaaaaagggaggaaaattTGCCTGGACCCGCAGGCCCCTCTGTATAAGAGAATAATCAAGAAACTTTTGAAGACTTAG
- the LOC102537499 gene encoding platelet factor 4 isoform X2, which yields MRLIAGTRASRCRPSPSLLLLGLLLLPALALAQDDPEAGAGDLHCLCVKTTSGVHPKHISSLEVIGAGLHCPSPQLIATLKKGRKICLDPQAPLYKRIIKKLLKT from the exons ATGAGACTCATAGCGGGTACCCGCGCCTCCCGCTGCCGGCCCAGCCCCAGTCTCCTGCTCCTGGGGCTGCTGCTCCTGCCGGCCCTCGCCCTCGCCCAAG ATGACCCTGAAGCTGGAGCTGGAGACCTGCACTGCCTGTGTGTGAAGACCACCTCCGGAGTCCATCCCAAGCACATCTCCAGCCTGGAGGTGATCGGGGCCGGACtccactgccccagcccccaacTGAT agCTACGCtgaaaaaagggaggaaaattTGCCTGGACCCGCAGGCCCCTCTGTATAAGAGAATAATCAAGAAACTTTTGAAGACTTAG
- the LOC102538005 gene encoding growth-regulated protein homolog, with protein MARTATPAAPRLLRAALLLLLLVAAGRRAAGAPVVTELRCHCLQTVQGIHFKNIQNVEVTAPGPHCGQTEVIATLKNGQEACLNPEAPLVKKIVDKMLNKGSSS; from the exons ATGGCCCGCACCGCGACCCCCGCCGCCCCCCGGCTCCTCCGCGCCgcgctgctgctcctgctcctggTGGCCGCCGGCCGGCGCGCAGCAG GGGCGCCCGTGGTCACCGAACTGCGCTGCCACTGCTTGCAGACCGTGCAGGGAATTCACTTCAAGAACATCCAGAACGTGGAGGTGACGGCCCCGGGACCCCACTGTGGCCAAACGGAAGTCAT AGCCACTCTCAAGAATGGCCAGGAAGCTTGTCTCAACCCCGAAGCCCCCTTGGTTAAGAAAATAGTCGACAAGATGCTTAACAA AGGCAGCTCCAGCTGA